In a genomic window of Saccharothrix sp. HUAS TT1:
- a CDS encoding M20 family metallopeptidase has translation MDLLPPAEQLLGIRSTADRPDDLRRALDFVLDFVGPGFTAERFESGGKPSALVYPGESRPHFRVIFNAHLDVVPGTDEQFRPRRDGDRLVGRGTQDMKLSALVLASVFRDVAARLPYPIGLQLVTDEEVGGRDGTLHQLEQGVTASFVVIGEHSALRVVAESKGLITVRLNAVGRAAHSAYQWLGDNALLKVMRAVDGVLAAHPVATGEEWRTTVNVARVTTGNQALNQVPADATAWLDVRFPPDDPDFTGRTPDEVAAHFAALCPPGVTVEVDHVEPPHRADPDNPDVLALQRAARAQGYSGDLLRKHGAADSRFYFQRGVDAVIFGVGGDGQHGPDEHADLTTVEPYRETLIAFLEGIA, from the coding sequence ATGGACCTGCTGCCCCCGGCCGAGCAGCTGCTCGGCATCCGCTCGACCGCCGACCGGCCGGACGACCTGCGCCGGGCGCTGGACTTCGTGCTCGACTTCGTCGGCCCCGGCTTCACCGCGGAGCGGTTCGAGTCGGGCGGCAAACCGAGCGCGCTCGTCTACCCCGGAGAGTCGCGGCCGCACTTCAGGGTGATCTTCAACGCGCACCTGGACGTGGTGCCGGGCACCGACGAGCAGTTCCGGCCCCGGCGGGACGGCGATCGGCTCGTCGGGCGCGGCACGCAGGACATGAAGCTGTCCGCGCTGGTGCTGGCCTCGGTGTTCCGCGACGTGGCCGCCCGGCTGCCCTACCCGATCGGGCTCCAGCTCGTGACCGACGAGGAGGTCGGCGGGCGCGACGGCACCCTGCACCAGCTGGAGCAGGGGGTGACGGCGTCGTTCGTGGTGATCGGTGAGCACAGCGCGTTGCGCGTCGTCGCCGAGTCGAAGGGGCTGATCACCGTTCGGTTGAACGCGGTCGGCCGTGCCGCGCACAGCGCGTACCAGTGGCTCGGGGACAACGCGCTGCTGAAGGTCATGCGGGCGGTGGACGGCGTGCTCGCCGCGCACCCGGTGGCGACGGGAGAGGAGTGGCGGACCACGGTCAACGTCGCCCGCGTGACGACCGGCAACCAGGCGCTCAACCAGGTGCCGGCGGACGCCACCGCGTGGCTGGACGTCCGGTTCCCGCCCGACGACCCCGACTTCACCGGCCGCACGCCGGACGAGGTCGCCGCCCACTTCGCCGCCCTGTGCCCGCCCGGCGTCACGGTCGAGGTCGACCACGTCGAGCCGCCGCACCGGGCCGACCCGGACAACCCCGACGTGCTCGCCCTGCAACGCGCCGCCCGTGCTCAGGGCTACTCCGGTGACCTGCTGCGCAAGCACGGCGCGGCCGACTCGCGGTTCTACTTCCAGCGCGGCGTCGACGCGGTGATCTTCGGCGTCGGCGGCGACGGGCAGCACGGTCCGGACGAGCACGCCGACCTGACCACCGTCGAGCCGTACCGGGAGACGCTGATCGCGTTCCTGGAGGGCATTGCCTAA
- a CDS encoding STAS domain-containing protein translates to MEREMHGYAVVVRVAGEVDASTVRELKNEIAVGLALATTPAPLVVDLSEVRFFAAAGLNEVYRGLLAARAVGVQLRVVARHRHVLRPFEASGLDQEIRPCRTLAEALAVRTIWTMRRFTMPLASPTPHRVTSMPAVTEHRVRLSPGC, encoded by the coding sequence GTGGAGCGCGAGATGCACGGCTATGCCGTGGTCGTTCGCGTCGCCGGTGAGGTCGACGCGTCGACCGTCCGCGAGCTGAAGAACGAGATCGCGGTAGGGCTCGCCCTGGCCACCACACCGGCACCGCTGGTGGTGGACCTGAGCGAGGTCCGCTTCTTCGCCGCGGCCGGGCTGAACGAGGTCTACCGGGGTCTCCTCGCCGCCAGGGCGGTCGGCGTGCAGCTGCGCGTGGTCGCCCGCCACCGGCACGTCCTCCGACCGTTCGAGGCCAGTGGCCTGGACCAGGAGATCCGACCGTGCCGGACGCTCGCCGAAGCGCTGGCCGTGCGCACGATCTGGACCATGCGGCGCTTCACCATGCCCCTCGCCTCACCGACCCCTCACCGGGTGACCTCGATGCCGGCCGTGACCGAGCACCGGGTGCGCCTCAGCCCAGGGTGCTGA
- a CDS encoding ATP-grasp domain-containing protein has protein sequence MTGSLFVPPSAIPALGPLARAAVSRGLSVVSAVPDVPPGPVHYRGGPLFADRVATRLGLGLLEPADDWLPGLPPELVGRRIRATTLDAARAGRSPVFVKPPSSKSFTARVYAHGGELPADLPGGTAVLVSEVVGFAAEFRLFLLDGEVRAGSRYATWGRLDPAPLDECPEAGRVSAFAAALPGLPSAVVVDVGLTGPPEDPRASVVVVEANMAWFSQVYLSDPARALDVVLRSAGPVAEVPPDDRSFLRPV, from the coding sequence GTGACCGGTTCCCTCTTCGTCCCGCCCTCGGCGATCCCCGCCCTCGGGCCGCTCGCCCGGGCGGCGGTCTCGCGCGGGCTGAGCGTCGTGTCCGCGGTGCCGGACGTGCCGCCGGGTCCGGTGCACTACCGCGGCGGGCCGCTGTTCGCCGACCGCGTCGCCACCCGCCTGGGCCTCGGCCTGCTCGAACCGGCCGACGACTGGCTGCCGGGGTTGCCGCCGGAACTGGTCGGCAGGCGCATCCGCGCGACGACGCTCGACGCGGCCCGCGCCGGGCGGTCGCCGGTGTTCGTCAAGCCGCCGAGCAGCAAGAGCTTCACCGCGCGGGTCTACGCGCACGGGGGTGAGCTGCCCGCGGACCTGCCGGGCGGCACGGCGGTGCTGGTGAGCGAGGTGGTCGGGTTCGCCGCCGAGTTCCGGCTGTTCCTGCTGGACGGCGAGGTGCGCGCGGGGTCGCGTTACGCGACGTGGGGCAGGCTCGACCCGGCGCCCCTCGACGAGTGCCCCGAGGCCGGGCGGGTGTCGGCGTTCGCCGCCGCGCTGCCGGGTCTGCCGAGCGCGGTCGTGGTGGACGTCGGGTTGACCGGGCCGCCGGAGGACCCGCGCGCCTCGGTGGTCGTGGTGGAGGCGAACATGGCCTGGTTCAGCCAGGTGTACCTGTCCGACCCGGCGCGGGCGCTGGACGTGGTGCTGCGGTCGGCCGGCCCGGTCGCGGAGGTGCCACCCGACGACCGGTCGTTCCTGCGCCCGGTCTGA
- a CDS encoding lysyl endopeptidase — protein sequence MRATSEEPGRSALFVNGPGYPGTDEARIDLVTSGFTTVFLWSLHVHEEGDLYLNERRIVSGGAYDGDADWPAWVNSLKTTVNTRIDRVELSVGSSGASDWENIRDLLGEGGGTGNILYKNFTVLHDLLDVDALSSDDESCYDVASTVAFAKMAQDIGYRNFTLTPFTEVEYWKDVKGQLGPLVDRVYLQCYSGGSGNDPRTWQDALGMPVDPGLWCKHGPDCDWDDSPAEVEDRMRQWQESAGIVGGFLWSYPDVLACAKPGRKTADYAAAIKDGITRKSEVAAASQR from the coding sequence ATGCGCGCAACGTCGGAAGAACCCGGCCGGTCGGCCCTCTTCGTCAACGGACCCGGCTACCCGGGCACGGACGAGGCCCGGATCGACCTGGTGACGTCGGGGTTCACCACGGTGTTCCTCTGGAGCCTGCACGTGCACGAGGAAGGCGACCTGTACCTCAACGAACGCCGGATCGTGTCTGGCGGGGCGTACGACGGCGACGCCGACTGGCCCGCCTGGGTCAACTCGTTGAAGACCACGGTGAACACCCGGATCGACCGCGTCGAGCTCTCGGTGGGCTCCTCCGGCGCGTCGGACTGGGAGAACATCAGGGACCTGCTCGGGGAGGGCGGCGGCACCGGGAACATCCTGTACAAGAACTTCACAGTGCTGCACGACCTGCTCGACGTCGACGCGCTCAGCAGCGACGACGAGTCGTGCTACGACGTGGCTTCGACGGTCGCGTTCGCGAAGATGGCGCAGGACATCGGCTACCGGAACTTCACCCTCACCCCGTTCACCGAGGTGGAGTACTGGAAGGACGTCAAGGGACAACTCGGCCCGCTGGTGGACCGCGTCTACCTGCAGTGCTACTCGGGCGGGTCGGGCAACGACCCCCGGACGTGGCAGGACGCGCTGGGGATGCCGGTCGACCCCGGCCTGTGGTGCAAGCACGGCCCGGACTGCGACTGGGACGACTCGCCGGCGGAGGTCGAGGACCGGATGAGGCAGTGGCAGGAGTCCGCCGGCATCGTCGGCGGCTTCCTGTGGTCCTACCCCGACGTGCTGGCCTGCGCGAAGCCGGGCCGGAAGACGGCGGACTACGCGGCGGCGATCAAGGACGGCATCACCCGGAAGTCGGAGGTCGCCGCCGCGTCCCAGCGCTGA
- a CDS encoding SRPBCC family protein, producing MTPTPTGRLFRTDAGSDLVLTRTFRALADDVWASLTEPERTARWFGPWEGEAGPGRTVKAQMLFEEQEPWVEIRVDACDPPRRLALSMVDEAGTWRLELLLSEVDGTTELRLVHHLETEEGIGEVGPGWEYYLDMLVASRAGAPLPAFDDYYPSQKAHFEALTTAG from the coding sequence ATGACCCCCACCCCCACCGGTCGGCTGTTCCGCACCGACGCGGGCAGCGACCTGGTGCTCACCCGGACGTTCCGCGCGCTCGCCGACGACGTGTGGGCGAGCCTGACCGAACCGGAGCGCACCGCTCGGTGGTTCGGCCCGTGGGAGGGCGAGGCCGGGCCGGGGCGCACGGTGAAGGCGCAGATGCTGTTCGAGGAGCAGGAGCCGTGGGTGGAGATCCGCGTCGACGCGTGCGACCCGCCCCGCCGGCTGGCGCTGTCGATGGTGGACGAGGCGGGCACCTGGCGGCTGGAGCTGCTGCTGTCCGAAGTGGACGGCACCACCGAGCTGCGCCTGGTGCACCACCTGGAGACCGAGGAGGGCATCGGCGAGGTCGGTCCGGGCTGGGAGTACTACCTGGACATGCTGGTCGCCTCCCGCGCCGGGGCGCCGCTGCCCGCGTTCGACGACTACTACCCGTCCCAGAAGGCCCACTTCGAGGCGTTGACGACCGCTGGGTGA
- a CDS encoding metalloregulator ArsR/SmtB family transcription factor → MDEVASAIADPVRREVLEMLRADGRLSAGQIAERFAISRPAVSRHLRVLRECGLVRDELVGRQRLYALDASRLAPLTRWLADFAVPAEQPAALEHLLDALQTEVYRTRRERRADEPKENTA, encoded by the coding sequence GTGGACGAGGTGGCGAGCGCGATCGCCGATCCCGTGCGGCGCGAGGTCCTGGAGATGCTGCGCGCCGACGGGCGGCTGTCGGCCGGGCAGATCGCCGAGCGGTTCGCGATCAGCCGTCCCGCGGTGAGCAGGCACCTGCGGGTGCTGCGGGAGTGCGGCCTGGTGCGCGACGAACTGGTGGGCAGGCAGCGGCTCTACGCGCTCGACGCCTCCCGGTTGGCGCCGCTGACGCGGTGGCTCGCGGACTTCGCCGTGCCGGCGGAGCAGCCGGCCGCCCTGGAACACCTCCTCGACGCGCTCCAGACCGAGGTCTACCGCACGCGGCGGGAACGCCGCGCCGACGAACCGAAGGAGAACACCGCATGA